One Zeugodacus cucurbitae isolate PBARC_wt_2022May chromosome 3, idZeuCucr1.2, whole genome shotgun sequence genomic region harbors:
- the LOC105212867 gene encoding C-type lectin 37Db isoform X2 yields MLKTKTFILILCLTSVLSNPLKYDTDLFTKIGEKYYIIFSAVKMNWYAAANYCRTFNGDLVTIDSETELKGLHVYLHANNLNNTDYWISGNDLAEEGTYVSLSTGRPLLYTKYAAGEPDNSKEQNCLLLDVFKESYMYDYPCNNPLYVICEKRRGCETYATGSCENISTDCALKTLGRAYLLTENTFDRRA; encoded by the exons ATGCTGAAAACAAAgacttttattttgatattgtgCCTTACGAGTGTCTTATCAAACCCTCTAAAATATG ATACTGACCTCTTTACGAAAATTGGTGAAAAGTACTACATAATATTTAGTGCAGTAAAG ATGAATTGGTACGCGGCCGCAAACTACTGTCGAACATTTAATGGTGACTTGGTCACAATCGATTCTGAAACCGAACTGAAGGGCTTACATGTCTATTTACATGCAAATAATCTCAATAACACAGATTACTGGATTAGTGGCAACGATTTGGCAGAAGAAGGCACATACGTGTCGCTCAGCACTGGACGACCATTGCTTTACACGAAATACGCTGCCGGAGAACCAGACAATAGCAAAGAACAAAATTGTCTGTTGCTTGATGTTTTTAAAGAATCTTATATGTATGATTATCCATGCAATAACCCTTTGTATGTCATTTGTGAAAAGCGAAGAGGGTGCGAAACGTATGCCACAGGATCATGTGAGAATATATCTACGGATTGTGCATTGAAGACACTTGGTCGAGCATACTTGTTAACGGAAAACACCTTTGATCGCAGGGCGTAA
- the LOC105212867 gene encoding C-type lectin 37Db isoform X1 encodes MLKTKTFILILCLTSVLSNPLKYGDTDLFTKIGEKYYIIFSAVKMNWYAAANYCRTFNGDLVTIDSETELKGLHVYLHANNLNNTDYWISGNDLAEEGTYVSLSTGRPLLYTKYAAGEPDNSKEQNCLLLDVFKESYMYDYPCNNPLYVICEKRRGCETYATGSCENISTDCALKTLGRAYLLTENTFDRRA; translated from the exons ATGCTGAAAACAAAgacttttattttgatattgtgCCTTACGAGTGTCTTATCAAACCCTCTAAAATATGGTG ATACTGACCTCTTTACGAAAATTGGTGAAAAGTACTACATAATATTTAGTGCAGTAAAG ATGAATTGGTACGCGGCCGCAAACTACTGTCGAACATTTAATGGTGACTTGGTCACAATCGATTCTGAAACCGAACTGAAGGGCTTACATGTCTATTTACATGCAAATAATCTCAATAACACAGATTACTGGATTAGTGGCAACGATTTGGCAGAAGAAGGCACATACGTGTCGCTCAGCACTGGACGACCATTGCTTTACACGAAATACGCTGCCGGAGAACCAGACAATAGCAAAGAACAAAATTGTCTGTTGCTTGATGTTTTTAAAGAATCTTATATGTATGATTATCCATGCAATAACCCTTTGTATGTCATTTGTGAAAAGCGAAGAGGGTGCGAAACGTATGCCACAGGATCATGTGAGAATATATCTACGGATTGTGCATTGAAGACACTTGGTCGAGCATACTTGTTAACGGAAAACACCTTTGATCGCAGGGCGTAA
- the LOC128919762 gene encoding C-type lectin 37Db-like translates to MLKTKNFILLLCLTGVLSNLPIDDTHAFTKIGEKYYIIFSAVTMNWFAAANFCRTFNGDLVTIDSETELKDLHAYLNANNLIKRDYWISGNDLAEEGKYMSLSTGRPMIYTKFAAGQPDSRTIRKNRIVYILKLLQTLICVIMIAVE, encoded by the exons ATGCTGAAaacaaagaattttattttgttattgtgccTTACGGGTGTCTTATCAAACCTTCCAATTGATG ATACTCACGCGTTTACGAAAATTGGTGAAAAGTACTACATAATATTTAGTGCAGTAACG ATGAACTGGTTCGCGGCCGCAAACTTCTGTCGAACATTTAATGGTGACTTGGTCACAATCGATTCTGAAACCGAACTGAAGGACTTACATGcctatttaaatgcaaataatctCATAAAGAGAGATTACTGGATTAGTGGCAACGATTTGGCAGAAGAAGGCAAATATATGTCGCTCAGCACTGGACGACCAATGATTTACACTAAGTTCGCTGCCGGACAGCCGGACAGCCGGACAATCAGAAAGAACAGAATTGTCTATATCTTGAAGTTACTACAGACTCTTATATGCGTGATTATGATTGCAGTGGAATGA